Sequence from the Salinicoccus sp. Bachu38 genome:
TCAGGCTCAGCATGCCCTTGGTGATCTTGTCGCCTGCCAAATCCACCAGTGTCATCTTCCGTTCTTTCCGCAGTTGTCTGATGCGTTTTCCCAAAGTCATATTCTCATCTCCATAATATTATAGTTTAATTATATTAAACTTTTAGTTGACAAGCAATTCTTTCCTGCATTATAATAAGTTTAATTAAATTAAACAAATGGGGTGGAAAAATGCTTTTTGATAAAAAGTTGCCCATGAAGGAACGTCTCAACTTCATCGTATATGCCATGAGCCGATTCATTCTGAGTGTCGGAAAATATGTCTACCTGTTTGCTGTGAGCTACTACATCATGTATGAAACGGGATCCGCACTCTACTTCTCCATCAACATGGCCATCAGCATTGTCGTAACTGTCATCCTGCTGCCATTTTCCGGAGTATTGAGTGATTTTGGAAATAAAAGGAAAATAATCATTACAGGAGAGCTCATGAACACCCTTGTCATTCTTGGCCTCTTCTTCTACACAATGATCCATGACATCAATCTGATGGCCATCTATCTCGTCACATTCCTGACTTCCATGATTGAGCCATTTGTATCCAACGCGTTCCAGACTGCAATCACCGAACTTTTCCATAAGGCCAGAATCCAGAAGGTGATGGGATATACTTCCGCAATCCTTTCCTCAACGGTCATCCTCGGCCCCATCCTTGGCGGTGCTCTGTTCGGTCTGTTGAGCTTCCCGCACATCATCATGCTTTTCCTCATCGCCTACATCATTTCCGCCTCCCTCGATTTTCTTCTGGATTTCAAGCTCTACTACACCGAAGAGAATTATACAGAAAACATCCAGGAAGATGACGGGGTGAACAGGTTCAAGCGCGACATCAGCCAGGGTTTCATTTTCATCGCCAAAAACAAAGTATTCAAATCCCTCCTGCTCATTGCTGCCCTGATCAACTTCATGGCTGGGGTCATTACAATCTTCCCTGAGAAGATGATGATTCATGAACTGTCCTTCCAGCCCGAAACCGTCGGCATCGTCAACGCCATCGGGGGCATCGGCGTACTTGCCGGCGGAGTGGCGGTTGCCAGGATCAAGCGGCTTGATAATCCATTTCTGCTCATGAAAAGAGGATTGCTGGTATTTTCCGGACTGGTTGTCGTCTACCTGCTGCCACTGTACCTTGATGGGAGTATCGTCTCCCATATCCTGATTATCGGAGGCATCGGCGTCAGCGTTGCCATGGTGCTCCAGTTCATCAATATACCGATCAATCTCTTCATACAGCTCGTCACCCCCCAGCATATCAAAGGACGGGTATTTTCGACAATGAGCCTCTGTTCGATGAGCATCATGCCGGTCGGCGCCATCTTTTACGGGTTCCTCTATGATTTTGAACTCTACTGGATCATCAACACCGTCAGTGCAATCCTGATGATCGCGGTGGTGCTCGTATTCTTCAACAGAAGACTCATCGCCAAGTCGAAAAGGATGTATGCCGCTGCCAAGGTGAAGACCGATGAGATGGACGATGGATCAGCAGATGAAGGACTTCATCCTGGAGCCGCCCCTCAAAGCATATAGAAAATGAAAAATGCCCGCTTCCATATAAGGAAACGGGCATTATTGATATTGATAATATGAGACTAATTGTCATTCACTATTTTGTTCAGTGATGGTCGGGCCCCTAACTGTCACTCACCACTTTTCTCAGTGACAGTTGGAAATTTTCTCATATTCTATGATTCGGCTGACCCCCCGGCCTGGGCTTCCTGCTTCTCTTCAAGTGAAACAAGGGCCTCTTCGATGGCCAGGGCGACACCGTCCTCGATGTTGGTGGCCGTCACCTTGTCTGCGATGCCTTTGACTTCCGAGGCTGCATTGCCCATGGCGACGGCTGTGCCGACGCGTTTGAGCATGGAGATGTCGTTCAGGTTGTCCCCGACTGCCATGACATCCTTCATATCGATGTTCATGGTTTCTGCGATGTGGGCTAGGGCGATCCCTTTCTGCGCATTTTCATGGGTCAGCTCGATGTTGCCGGCCGATGATGACGATACGGCAAGATTGCCGATTTCATGCAGCTCATTCTTGGCGCGCACGAGCTTCGCCCTGCTCGATGATGAAGCAAGGAGCTTCAATACATTTTCGTCTTCACTCTCAAATATCGATCGATAGTCATCCGTCTCTATCAGTGTTCCGCGTTCGAGCCTTTCTTCCATGAAGTTCCTGATCCGCTCTTCACTCGCAAGGTGGCCCATCTGCCCTGCAAGATCCATGAAGACCTCTATGTCCCGCTCGACGCTTGATGTATATATTGCGCGGTCTGTATAGATCTGATAGAAAATGTCCTCCGCACGGAATACATCTGCAACTTTATGGATCAGCTCTGTATTCAATGCATTGGTGGACAGGATCTCATGCGATTCATTGCGTACTTCGGCACCATTCAGGCAGATGTATGGCAAAGGTGTTTCCAGCTCCCTGATGATGCCATGTGCTTCATAGAATGCACGTCCTGTGGCTACAATGACCTGTACACCGCGTTCCATCGCCTTATTGATCGCCTCCATGTTTCGGCGACTGATATCGTGATTGGGACCAAGCAGGGTCCCATCCATATCCAATGCGATTAGTTTGACCATAGGCGTTCCAAAACTCCCTCTATTATTTTTAACTTCATTTTATCAGAAAATTAAATCATCTGGTTAGTTTTTTCGCTTTTCCCTCAATGATTTGAAAAATGATTTTAACATCTGGCTGCATTCCGCTTCCAGAATTCCGCCTGTCACTTCGGCCCTGTGGTTGAAACGGGGTTCCCCGAGCAGATGCATCAGGCTGTCCACCGTTCCACCCTTGGGGTCTTTTGCCCCGTAGACGACATAGGGGATGCGGCTCATCACGATGGCACCCGAACACATGACGCACGGTTCGAGGGTGACATATATTGTACAGTCTTCAAGCCGCCACGATCCGATCACCTCGCTGGCCCGGTCGATCGCAATGACCTCGGCGTGGGTCAATGGGTTCTGCGAGGTTTCCCTCAAGTTGTGACCAGTGGCGATGACCGCATCTTCATGGACGATGACCGCCCCAATCGGCACTTCTCCGAGGGATTCGGCCTTCTTCGCCTCCGCAATCGCCAGTTTCATATATTTTTCATGCATCGCTCCTGCCGCCTTCGTCCATGATGAAACGTCCGTCCTGGATGATTTCAGTCACACTGTCCAGTATGATGTCGGCACCTGCCATATCCTGCCTGCGGCTGGTTCCGCTGAGTACGCCGATGGTGCGCAGCCCCTCTTCATAGCCGAGCATGGTGTCCGCCCGGTTGTCCCCGACCATCACCATCTCCTCGAGTGCATAGTCATACTTCTTGAACAAAGGGTCCAGAATGCGTATATCCGGCTTGTGGAACGCCGAGTCATCCCCTGCAACCACTTCGTGCACGACATTTTCCAGGGAGAACTTGCGGACGAAATATTCCGTGGAGAGACGGCTGTCACTCGTTACGATGACATTTTTATAGCCATCAGCCGCCAGATGATGCAGCACATCTTCTGCGCCTTCTATCAGTTCCATGCTGTCACGCAGTGAATCGAGATTCTCTTCATAGAAGGCTTTCATCCACTTGCCGGCCCCCTTCTGATAGCGCTCGAAATAATTCTGGATCGTCTCGCCTGTACCACTGGCGAGTATGGAGTTCGGGGCAATCTCTCCATCGATCAGACCCAGCCTGTGTGCCAATTCATCTTTTATGTCATGGCGGTCGAACTCCTGTGCAAATGCTTCGATCGACCGCTTTGCATAAGGTGTCCACACCTTATGATAGTCCATCAGTGTCCCGTCTTTGTCAAATAGAATTACACGCGTCATTTTGCCTCCCAGTTAGAAAAATAAGAAGGCAAAGTGCCTTCTTACTACTTATTTCGTATCGCTTCCAGCATGACTTCAGTCATCTTTTCAAGATCGTACTGGGGATTGAATCCCCACTGGCGCTTTGCTTCTGTAGAATCTATCGCATTCGGCCAGCTTTCTGCAATCCCCTGGCGTACAGGGTCCACCTCGTAGTCCAGCTCGAAGTCGGGAATGTGCTTCCTGATTTCATTTGCGACCATTTCCGGGTTGATGCTCATGGCACTGACGTTGAATGCATTGCGGTCAGTCAGCTGTCCGGGATCCGCTTCCATCAATTTGATGATCGCATCGATCGCATCGTCCATATACATCATATCCATGTTCGTGCTCTTGCCGATGAATGATGTATACCTGCCACTTCTGAGCGCTTCAAAATAAATTTCCACGGCATAGTCCGTCGTACCGCCGCCCGGCTCCTTGACATGGGATACGAGGCCCGGAAACCGTACGCCCCTCGTATCCACGCCGAACTTCTCGAAGTAGTAGTCGCACAGCAGCTCACCTGCAACCTTGTTCACCCCGTACATGGTCGTCGGCCGCTGGATTGTGACCTGCGGTGTATTTTCCTTCGGTGTCGAAGGGCCGAAGGCCCCGATCGAACTCGGCGTGAAGAATTTCAAATTGAAATCCCGCGCCGTCTCCAGCGCATTCATCAGACCGCCCATATTGATCTCCCACGCAAACTGGGGATTCTTTTCAGCAGTCGCACTCAAAAGCGCCGCCATATGCATGATCGTATCCGGCTTGAATTCGGAAACCAGTTCCTTCATCCTGTCCATTTCCCTGACATCCAGGATCTCGAATGGTCTGCCCTTCAAATTCTCATCCTCAGGCGCCTTTATATCTGTTGGCAATACATTTTCTTCCCCATACTTTTCCCTTAGTTTCAGGGTGAGCTCCGTGCCGATCTGGCCGAGCGCACCCGTTATAATAATTCGTTCCATTGCTGTACTCCTTAATTTATGAGATTACATCCAGTTCCTTGCCGATCTTTTCGTAGACTTCAAGCGCCTCATCCAGCATCTCTTTCGTATGTGCTGCTGTCGGCATGTTCCTTACCCGGCCGGCACCTTTCGGAACCGTCGGGAAGACGATGGATTTTGCATATACGCCCTCTTCCATCAGGCGCTTTGAAAACTCCTGTGTCGTCTTCTCGTCCCCGATGATGCAAGGCGTGATCGGCGTTTCTGAATTGCCGATATCGAAGCCGAGCTTCCTCAGCCCCGCTTTCAAGTAATCGCCATTCTCCCATACTTTGTCATGCAGCTCGGTGGAAGCCATCAGCATGCGCACCGCTTCGGTGATTGCGCGTGTATCCCCCGGAGTCAGTGATGTGGAGAACAGGAATGGACGCGCCGCCACTTTCAGGTAGTCGATCAGATCCTGGCTGCCCGCGACATATCCACCGACGACGCCAATCGCTTTGGACAGTGTACCCATCTGGATATCGACATCCTTTTCAAGGCCGAAGTGCTTCACTGTGCCTGCCCCTTTGCCCATGACACCTGAACCATGTGCGTCATCGACATATGTGATCAGGTCGAATTCCTTTGCGATATCGACAATCTCAGGCAGCAGTGCAACATCCCCATCCATGGAGAAGACACCGTCCGTGATGTACATGACTTTCCTGTATTGGCCGGACTCCACCGCTTCCTTCGCCTTCTTGCGGAGGTCCTCCATATCAGAGTGGTTTACGCGGATGATCTTCGCACGGGACAGGCGGCATCCATCGATGATGGAGGCATGGTTCAGCTCATCCGAGAGGATCGCATCCTCCTTGCCCATCACTGCCTGGATGGCAGCCATGTTGCAGTTGAAGCCGGATTGGAATGCTACTGCTGCTTCTGTCCCCTTGAATTCAGCCAGCGTATCCTCCAATTCCACATGCAGGTCGAGCGTCCCGTTGATTGTACGTACGGCGCCTGCCCCCACCCCATGGGAGTCGATCGCTTCCTTCGCCACCTTCTTCAGTGTCTCGTCCGTCGCCAGACCCAGGTAGTTGTTGGAAGACAGGTTGATCAATTTTTTCCCTTCAATCGTAATTTCGGGGCCATTGGCGCCCTCTACGACATTGATCTCATTATAAAGTCCGTTTTCCTTCAATTCTTGCAGATTCGATGCAAGATATTCGTCCAAAATTTTAGACATTGTCAATCTCCTCCTCTTTCCCATATCATATCACAAGTCGAACTTCACTTAGAATTGAAAACATGGGGTTTATTATGTTTATAAAAGTGCGAAAATTTGATAAAATTGTGTAATATAATTTATGGAGGCGAATCATATGACGATAGACGAAATTGCAAAGACCCTACTTCCCGACATGGTTGAAAATAGACGATATATGCACATGCATCCTGAAGTTTCATTTCACGAGCAGGAGACCTATGGATACATATTGGAACGCCTGAAACGCTATTCCGGCATCACCATCCGGGAAGGGGTCGGCGGCGGCGGTCTGCTCGCTACAATCGGCAGCGCTCCCCACCCCCACATCGCCATCCGTGCAGACTTTGATGCACTGCCGATCCAGGATGAGAAGGATGTGCCATACAAATCGACGGTCGATGGGGTGATGCACGCCTGCGGACATGATGCCCACACGAGTACACTCCTTGCGTTGCTGGAACTTGTACACAGGAACCGCGATCACCTCAAAGGCAGTGTCTCATTCATCTTCCAGTTTGCCGAAGAGGTACAGCCCGGCGGTGCGATTTCCATGGTGGAAGACGGTGTGCTTGATGGCATCGACAAGGTCTATGGCCAGCACTACTGGAGCCAGTATCCCACGCACCAGATCAAGACGAAACCCGGACCTGTCATCTCGAGTCCCGACATGTTCACGATCCGTATACAGGGCAAGGGCGGGCACGCTGCCCAGCCCCACAATTCAGTCGACCCGGTCGTGATTGCCGCGGAACTCATAACAAACCTGCAGACTGCCGTATCCAGACAGGTCTCACCGCTTGATAATGCGGTCGTCACTGTAGGCAAAGTGCGTGCCGGCGATGCTTTCAACGTCATACCGGATTCTGCAGAGCTTGTAGGGACGGTACGGACATTCGAACATGCCGTAAAGGAGAAGATCAGGGACATCTTCCATGAGGAAGCCCGCCTCACCGCCGAAAAACGTGGAGCCACAGCAGAAGTGGACTATAGCTTCGGCTATCCTGCAGTCGTCAACCACGAGTCGGAAGCCGCAATAATCCAACAGGCGGCCGAAGAGATCGGCCTCGACTTCGAGGCGGCGAAGCCACTGATGATCGGCGAGGATTTCTCCTACTACATCAATGAACGCCCTGGCGCCTTCTTCTTCACCGGCTCGGGAAACCCGGAGAAACTGAGCGACTATGTGCACCATCATCCGAAGTTCGACATGGACGAAGAGGCCATGGAAAGTGGTCTTTCCATGTTCATGAAAATACTTGAGATCGAGCAGGTGATCGAATGGAAACAGAAATGATAGAGCGTCTGACGCACACCCACTACAATGAAATGGTGCGTCTGCGCCGGCATTTTCATATGTATCCTGAACTTTCATTCCATGAGGTTCAGACGCCTGCATATATTGCCGAATATCTCCGGGAGCTTGGCCTGGATGTCCAGGAAGGCGTCGGGGGCCGCGGTGTTGTCGGCAGGCTGGTCATCGACCCCACCCTGCCCACCGTGGCACTGCGTGCCGATTTCGATGCATTGCCCATCCATGACCAGAAGGATGTCCCATACAAGTCCACTGTTCCCGGGGTCATGCATGCGTGTGGACACGATGCCCACACCTCTGTGCTGCTCACTGTGGCACGGATCCTCTCAGAAAATAAAGATCAGCTGAAAGGAAACGTGGTCTTCATCCACCAGCATGCGGAAGAGGTGGATCCCGGCGGCGCCATACAGATGATTGCTGACGGCTGCCTGGAGGACGTCGATGTCATTTTCGGCCAGCATGTCACGAGCAGCCTCGATGTCGGCACCATCGGCTACAAGTATGGTACGGCAACGGGCATGCCGGATGATTTCACCATAAAAATATATGGGCGCGGGGGGCATGCCTCAAAACCGCATGCTGCCATCGATCCCGTGGCGGCGGCCATCACCTTCTGCAATCAGCTGCAGTACGTCGTCACCCGAAAATCGAAACCGATGGAACCGGTCGTCCTGTCCATCACGATGTTCAACGGCGGCCATCAGCATAACATCATCCCGGATGAGGTCGAGGTCGGAGGGACTATCCGCACCTTCAATGCCGAGGCACAGAATGTCATGATCACCGAGCTGAAGAAGTGTCTGGAAGGGCTTGTCACCACTACCGGCATATCGTATGATCTCGATTACATGAAGGGCTATCCGCCTGTGGTGAATACGACTGACGAGACGGACCTTGTGCTGGCGGCGGCAAAGCAGATCTCCACCGTGAAGGAGGTCCAGGAGCTGGAACCCGACCTTGGAGGCGAGGATTTTTCCTATTATCTGCAGCGGGTGCCGGGCACATTCTACTATACGGGGACACGGAACCCCAATTTCAAAGCGGACTATCCCCACCATCATGGCAAATTCGACATTGATGAAAAGGGCCTGACGAATGCAGTATCCGTCATGCTGAAGTCCGTATTCAATTATCTGGAAAAGGAGTCTTTTGAATGATGGATCTGACCAACGAAATAGAAAAGCATTATGAGGATATGGTGGCCATACGCCGCCATATGCACATGCATCCTGAAGTATCATTTGAAGAGGAGAATACGAAGCGGTATATATATGAACAGATCAGGGACCTCGGTTTTGATGTCCGTCAGGATGTCGGCGGCAATGGTATTGTCGCACGTCTCCATGTAAACGACGACTACGAGACGGTTGGTTTACGCGCCGACTTCGATGCCCTGCCGATTCAGGATGAGAAGGATGTCCCCTACGCATCGACCGCCTCCGGTGTGATGCATGCATGTGGCCATGACGCCCATACAGCAATGCTGATTACATCGGCACGCATACTTGCAGCGCACAGGGAGGAACTGCCGGTCAATGTCGTGTTCATCCACCAGCATGCGGAGGAACTGTTGCCGGGAGGCGCAAAAGCCATGGTCGAGGACGGCGCCCTTGAAGGTGTGGATTATGTATTCGGCACCCATGTTTCCAGCCTCTACCCCGTCGGCACCCTGTCATATACCTACGACTATGCATTCGCAAGCGCCGATGCATTCTCCATCGAAATCGAAGGGCGTGGCGGGCACGGTGCGGAACCCCATGAAGCGATCGATCCGGTCGTTGCGGCTGCCTCCCTCATCCAGCAGATGCAGACCATCGTCTCAAGGACAGTCGATCCGTTGAAGTCCGCCGTCGTCACCGTGGCGACTTTCAATGGCGGCTCTTCATTCAATGTCATTCCAAACACTACTGAAGTCAGCGGTACAGTCAGAACTTTTGAGAAGGAAGTCAAAGAAGGTGTCCAGGAGCGCATCGAAGGCATCGTCCGTGGAGTGGAATCGAGCTTCGATGTCAAATGCAACCTCAACTACACCGAGGGCTATCCTGCACTGCTCAATGACAACGAGAAGCTTGATCACACATTGGATGCATTGAAGGATGCCAGCTATGTAAAGTCATGTGAAGAAAATCCACCATCCATGGGAGGAGAGGATTTTTCCTACTTCCTGCAGAACAGGCCCGGATGCTACTTCTACACGGGTGTACGGAACAGTGAAATCGGCGCGGATCAGCCGCATCATCATCCCCTGTTCGACATTGACGAACGCGGCATGAAAGCCGGAGTGGAATCTCTCGTAAAAATAGTGCTTGGCTTTGGAAAAAAGTAGAATAAAGGCGGCCTCCAATGGAGGCCGCCTTTATTCATAATATAAAAAAAGAGCCGGAAAATCCGGCTCTTTCATCCAATAGGATTGGATTATTTCAGGATGTCAGTTACAACGCCTGATCCAACAGTACGTCCACCTTCACGGATGGAGAAACGTGTACCGTCTTCGATAGCGATTGGAGAAATGAGTTGAACTGTCATTTCAACGTTGTCGCCAGGCATAACCATTTCAGTACCTTCAGGAAGATTGACTACACCAGTTACGTCCGTAGTACGGAAGTAGAACTGTGGGCGGTAGTTGTTGAAGAATGGAGTGTGACGTCCACCTTCTTCTTTTGAAAGAACATAAACTTCTGCTTTGAATTCTGTGTGTGGAGTGATGGATCCAGGCGCAGCAAGTACTTGGCCACGTTGGATGTCTTCACGTGCTACACCACGGAGAAGCGCGCCGATGTTGTCGCCTGCTTCAGCATAGTCAAGAAGCTTACGGAACATCTCAACACCTGTAACAGTTGTTTTAGTGGATTCTTCAGCAAGACCGATGATTTCAACTTCAGCACCGACTTTGATCTGTCCACGGTCAACACGACCAGTTGCAACTGTACCACGGCCAGTGATGGAGAATACGTCCTCTACTGGCATCATGAATGGCTTGTCAGAGTCACGCTCTGGAGTTGGGATATAGTCATCCACAGCTTGCATCAGTTCAAGAATTTTATCTTCATACGCTTCGTCGCCTTCAAGTGCTTTGAGGGCAGAACCAGCGATTACAGGGATGTCGTCGCCAGGGAAATCGTACTCGGAAAGAAGTTCACGTACTTCCATTTCTACGAGTTCAAGAAGTTCTTCGTCGTCTACCATGTCAACTTTGTTGAGGAATACAACAAGCGCAGGTACGCCAACGTTTTTAGAGAGCAGGATGTGCTCACGAGTTTGTGGCATTGGACCGTCTGCTGCAGAAACAACGAGGATACCGCCGTCCATTTGAGCTGCACCAGTGATCATGTTTTTAACGTAGTCAGCGTGTCCTGGGCAGTCAACGTGCGCATAGTGACGCTTTTCAGTTTCATACTCGATGTGGGAAGTGTTGATTGTGATTCCACGTTCTTTTTCTTCTGGTGCGTTGTCGATCATGTCATAGCTCTGAGCTTCACCTGGACCTCTTTTAGCAAGAACAGTCGCGATAGCAGCTGTCAGAGTAGTTTTACCATGGTCAACGTGACCAATTGTACCAATATTGGCATGTGTTTTGGAACGGTCGAATTTTTCTTTTGCCATTTCGTATACCTCTCCTTAAATAAAGTAATTGTTTGGTTTATATTGAGACTCGGAGCGGGACGCACCCGCCCGAGGTGTTTCTAAATCACTTATAAATGATTCAAGCGTAAAAATCAAGCGCCCTGATTATCCACCTTTATTTTTCTTGATGATTTCTTCAGAGATTGATTTCGGCACTTCTTCATAGTGATCGAATGCCATTGTATAAGTTCCGCGACCTTGCGTGTTCGAACGCAGGTTTGTTGCATACCCGAACATTTCGGATAGTGGAACGAATGCGTTGACAACTTGTGCGTTACCACGCGCAGCCATACCTTCGACACGGCCACGACGGCTTGTAATGTCGCCCATGATGTCGCCCATGTACTCTTCAGGCATTACGATTTCAACTTTCATGACCGGCTCAAGGATTACAGGGTCACATACTTTGGCAGCTTCTTTGAGTGCCAGGGATGCAGCCACCTTGAAGGCCATCTCTGAGGAGTCGACATCGTGGTATGAACCATCGAAGAGTTTCGCTTTGACGTCTACCATCGGATAGCCGGCGAGTACGCCATTTTCCATGGAGTCTTTGATACCTGCTTCAACGGATGG
This genomic interval carries:
- a CDS encoding amidohydrolase produces the protein METEMIERLTHTHYNEMVRLRRHFHMYPELSFHEVQTPAYIAEYLRELGLDVQEGVGGRGVVGRLVIDPTLPTVALRADFDALPIHDQKDVPYKSTVPGVMHACGHDAHTSVLLTVARILSENKDQLKGNVVFIHQHAEEVDPGGAIQMIADGCLEDVDVIFGQHVTSSLDVGTIGYKYGTATGMPDDFTIKIYGRGGHASKPHAAIDPVAAAITFCNQLQYVVTRKSKPMEPVVLSITMFNGGHQHNIIPDEVEVGGTIRTFNAEAQNVMITELKKCLEGLVTTTGISYDLDYMKGYPPVVNTTDETDLVLAAAKQISTVKEVQELEPDLGGEDFSYYLQRVPGTFYYTGTRNPNFKADYPHHHGKFDIDEKGLTNAVSVMLKSVFNYLEKESFE
- a CDS encoding M20 metallopeptidase family protein — protein: MMDLTNEIEKHYEDMVAIRRHMHMHPEVSFEEENTKRYIYEQIRDLGFDVRQDVGGNGIVARLHVNDDYETVGLRADFDALPIQDEKDVPYASTASGVMHACGHDAHTAMLITSARILAAHREELPVNVVFIHQHAEELLPGGAKAMVEDGALEGVDYVFGTHVSSLYPVGTLSYTYDYAFASADAFSIEIEGRGGHGAEPHEAIDPVVAAASLIQQMQTIVSRTVDPLKSAVVTVATFNGGSSFNVIPNTTEVSGTVRTFEKEVKEGVQERIEGIVRGVESSFDVKCNLNYTEGYPALLNDNEKLDHTLDALKDASYVKSCEENPPSMGGEDFSYFLQNRPGCYFYTGVRNSEIGADQPHHHPLFDIDERGMKAGVESLVKIVLGFGKK
- a CDS encoding L-threonine 3-dehydrogenase translates to MERIIITGALGQIGTELTLKLREKYGEENVLPTDIKAPEDENLKGRPFEILDVREMDRMKELVSEFKPDTIMHMAALLSATAEKNPQFAWEINMGGLMNALETARDFNLKFFTPSSIGAFGPSTPKENTPQVTIQRPTTMYGVNKVAGELLCDYYFEKFGVDTRGVRFPGLVSHVKEPGGGTTDYAVEIYFEALRSGRYTSFIGKSTNMDMMYMDDAIDAIIKLMEADPGQLTDRNAFNVSAMSINPEMVANEIRKHIPDFELDYEVDPVRQGIAESWPNAIDSTEAKRQWGFNPQYDLEKMTEVMLEAIRNK
- a CDS encoding MFS transporter, with product MKERLNFIVYAMSRFILSVGKYVYLFAVSYYIMYETGSALYFSINMAISIVVTVILLPFSGVLSDFGNKRKIIITGELMNTLVILGLFFYTMIHDINLMAIYLVTFLTSMIEPFVSNAFQTAITELFHKARIQKVMGYTSAILSSTVILGPILGGALFGLLSFPHIIMLFLIAYIISASLDFLLDFKLYYTEENYTENIQEDDGVNRFKRDISQGFIFIAKNKVFKSLLLIAALINFMAGVITIFPEKMMIHELSFQPETVGIVNAIGGIGVLAGGVAVARIKRLDNPFLLMKRGLLVFSGLVVVYLLPLYLDGSIVSHILIIGGIGVSVAMVLQFINIPINLFIQLVTPQHIKGRVFSTMSLCSMSIMPVGAIFYGFLYDFELYWIINTVSAILMIAVVLVFFNRRLIAKSKRMYAAAKVKTDEMDDGSADEGLHPGAAPQSI
- the tuf gene encoding elongation factor Tu; the encoded protein is MAKEKFDRSKTHANIGTIGHVDHGKTTLTAAIATVLAKRGPGEAQSYDMIDNAPEEKERGITINTSHIEYETEKRHYAHVDCPGHADYVKNMITGAAQMDGGILVVSAADGPMPQTREHILLSKNVGVPALVVFLNKVDMVDDEELLELVEMEVRELLSEYDFPGDDIPVIAGSALKALEGDEAYEDKILELMQAVDDYIPTPERDSDKPFMMPVEDVFSITGRGTVATGRVDRGQIKVGAEVEIIGLAEESTKTTVTGVEMFRKLLDYAEAGDNIGALLRGVAREDIQRGQVLAAPGSITPHTEFKAEVYVLSKEEGGRHTPFFNNYRPQFYFRTTDVTGVVNLPEGTEMVMPGDNVEMTVQLISPIAIEDGTRFSIREGGRTVGSGVVTDILK
- a CDS encoding Cof-type HAD-IIB family hydrolase; amino-acid sequence: MVKLIALDMDGTLLGPNHDISRRNMEAINKAMERGVQVIVATGRAFYEAHGIIRELETPLPYICLNGAEVRNESHEILSTNALNTELIHKVADVFRAEDIFYQIYTDRAIYTSSVERDIEVFMDLAGQMGHLASEERIRNFMEERLERGTLIETDDYRSIFESEDENVLKLLASSSSRAKLVRAKNELHEIGNLAVSSSSAGNIELTHENAQKGIALAHIAETMNIDMKDVMAVGDNLNDISMLKRVGTAVAMGNAASEVKGIADKVTATNIEDGVALAIEEALVSLEEKQEAQAGGSAES
- the tadA gene encoding tRNA adenosine(34) deaminase TadA; translation: MHEKYMKLAIAEAKKAESLGEVPIGAVIVHEDAVIATGHNLRETSQNPLTHAEVIAIDRASEVIGSWRLEDCTIYVTLEPCVMCSGAIVMSRIPYVVYGAKDPKGGTVDSLMHLLGEPRFNHRAEVTGGILEAECSQMLKSFFKSLREKRKN
- a CDS encoding HAD family hydrolase, which translates into the protein MTRVILFDKDGTLMDYHKVWTPYAKRSIEAFAQEFDRHDIKDELAHRLGLIDGEIAPNSILASGTGETIQNYFERYQKGAGKWMKAFYEENLDSLRDSMELIEGAEDVLHHLAADGYKNVIVTSDSRLSTEYFVRKFSLENVVHEVVAGDDSAFHKPDIRILDPLFKKYDYALEEMVMVGDNRADTMLGYEEGLRTIGVLSGTSRRQDMAGADIILDSVTEIIQDGRFIMDEGGRSDA
- a CDS encoding M20 metallopeptidase family protein; this encodes MTIDEIAKTLLPDMVENRRYMHMHPEVSFHEQETYGYILERLKRYSGITIREGVGGGGLLATIGSAPHPHIAIRADFDALPIQDEKDVPYKSTVDGVMHACGHDAHTSTLLALLELVHRNRDHLKGSVSFIFQFAEEVQPGGAISMVEDGVLDGIDKVYGQHYWSQYPTHQIKTKPGPVISSPDMFTIRIQGKGGHAAQPHNSVDPVVIAAELITNLQTAVSRQVSPLDNAVVTVGKVRAGDAFNVIPDSAELVGTVRTFEHAVKEKIRDIFHEEARLTAEKRGATAEVDYSFGYPAVVNHESEAAIIQQAAEEIGLDFEAAKPLMIGEDFSYYINERPGAFFFTGSGNPEKLSDYVHHHPKFDMDEEAMESGLSMFMKILEIEQVIEWKQK
- a CDS encoding glycine C-acetyltransferase; this translates as MSKILDEYLASNLQELKENGLYNEINVVEGANGPEITIEGKKLINLSSNNYLGLATDETLKKVAKEAIDSHGVGAGAVRTINGTLDLHVELEDTLAEFKGTEAAVAFQSGFNCNMAAIQAVMGKEDAILSDELNHASIIDGCRLSRAKIIRVNHSDMEDLRKKAKEAVESGQYRKVMYITDGVFSMDGDVALLPEIVDIAKEFDLITYVDDAHGSGVMGKGAGTVKHFGLEKDVDIQMGTLSKAIGVVGGYVAGSQDLIDYLKVAARPFLFSTSLTPGDTRAITEAVRMLMASTELHDKVWENGDYLKAGLRKLGFDIGNSETPITPCIIGDEKTTQEFSKRLMEEGVYAKSIVFPTVPKGAGRVRNMPTAAHTKEMLDEALEVYEKIGKELDVIS